In Cucurbita pepo subsp. pepo cultivar mu-cu-16 chromosome LG10, ASM280686v2, whole genome shotgun sequence, the DNA window CTTCCTTTATGTTGCAGTGGATTCCTGAACTTAAACATTACGCTCCAAACGTCCCCATCGTTCTGGTTGGGACTAAGCTTGGTAAGAACTCCTTAACTTCACACCATTAACCCGCAAATTGAGTGAATTATGGTAACATTCAACGAAATCAACAACTTGCAGATCTACGAGACGACAGGCAGTATCTGATTGATCATCCAACCGCAACACCCATAACCACAGCTGAGGTAAAGAAATTAATCACTTAAAAAAACTGGATTCTGTTTTTGGGTTTGTTGATTGGACTGAAGGTTGTTCTTCAGGGCGAGGAACTGAGGCGGATGATCGGGGGAATTACATACATTGAATGCAGCTCCAAAACCCAAAAGGTATAGAGATTGATCCATAAAGGCCAGACCCTAACTAAATTGAATCTTTCCCTTTATAAACTCgtattcatttttcaaattaatcgatgtgggactctgTCCTAACCATCCTCACCATTGAATTCTTTTTTGGGTGCAGAACGTTAAGAATGTATTTGATGCAGCAATAAAGGTAGCATTGAGGCCTCCACGACCAAAGAAGAAGCCTTGCAAGCAGAGGACTTGTGCTTTGCTTTGAAAAATAAGTTCaaataattggaaaaaaaaaaaaatatttcccatccatttaaattatatattttattattgtgagCAGCTTTTTAGGCCCAATGGACACCTTGGGCCTTCTAGTGATGAGCCCATAATCGCTTGGGTTGGGCCACATCAAGAACGTCCACTGTCCATTGGGCTTTGATATGGTAGTAGCCCAGTCAAACGAAATAAAgatgattaaattaaacacttagtaacaaaaatcaataaacAAGTTAAAACACAATAATTCCTTAGTAATTAAgtttatagaattaaaattttcattaatctcCACAACCTTGGTTTTCGTTTTCTATTGACCGCTGCCTTTCCTATTtccctttaattaattaataattaaatggttTATTACAGTTACTAANaaaaaaaaaaaaaaaaaaaaaaaaaaaaaaaaaaaaaaaaaaagaatcaaaacgTATTCTCTAGAAGATCGTTACCCTTTTAACTTCCCAAGGTGACGCCTCCTTGATTCGCGCGGATATATATGGTATCCATAACTAAAAAGtatatcaatattatttttaaaaacatataatattataataagaaaaaatgggaGGTAGTTGACCATCAATCaatacacattttttttttgtttattctaTGTTTTTATTCCTTACGACATGTTTTGTCACATTACAAATGGTTTGTCCagagaattaaatattatgtcGTGTGAATATGAACGAGCTTATTTGACATAAGTTTTTATGACTTTAAATTCATGAGTCGAGGGAGATTAATTAAGGCAGTATTATATAAGAAGAGGAGGGAGTGGGTGGGTGCATGAGTAGAAGTGGAGTCAACAAAAAGCAATTAAACCATAGCATGTTATGTGTATTTACTGCATGCACGTTAGCATTTACTGACTTCTGTTGCCGCAAATTTAgcttatattttaataaacctACAACTTCAAAACCCTCCCTTACCTCATGCGCCATACGAACATTTGAACctctaaattttagattaGGACGAAGTGATGGGGAGTTTCGATGTAAGAACATAACGTGTAGAAATGGGGTTAATAAAAGAAGGGAATGGGAGGGTGTTTAAGTCTACTTCCAGTTGCTAAAATTGTTGTGTCCTTAGTTTCTGGTAACTTTGGTGTGTGTCTGCTCCAAACATAGGCGCAGATAAGGGCTGTCATCACGCTCCTCCAGTGACCCATCTTATACCATCTTTCAAATTAAGGGGGTTGTTGTGTAAGAGGAGGACACTCAGGGCCTCCTCATTGGCCTACCCCTTACCATCAAGGCCCCACTGATTGATGCCTAAATCAACAAACCATATCTCTCTACTACGAACACCTCATCAATGACTTCATTCACATCAACATAATCAGCTTAACAACTTACTAAAAACAggattttaattcaaaattgggTATTTTGTACCTTCACTTTTAAGATGAAGTGAATCTAGTCTATAAATCTCAAcaacaatttgattttatgtCTAATGTTCATTACTTTTATGCTTTTAACGTCAAATTCTACATCAATTGTGGGGTTTAAACTACAAATAATCCATGAAGATTTTTTAATGGGATgagaatattaaaaacaagatTGAAAGAATTTATAGAAGTAATGAAGAGATGGCTCCCACCGGCGGGATGATGATTGATGAGGTTAGCATGTCGGA includes these proteins:
- the LOC111803913 gene encoding rac-like GTP-binding protein RAC13, whose product is MNTARFIKCVTVGDGAVGKTCMLISYTTNTFPTDYVPTVFDNFSANVVADGSTVNLGLWDTAGQEDYNRLRPLSYRGADVFLLSFSLISKPSYENIFKKWIPELKHYAPNVPIVLVGTKLDLRDDRQYLIDHPTATPITTAEGEELRRMIGGITYIECSSKTQKNVKNVFDAAIKVALRPPRPKKKPCKQRTCALL